The genomic interval CAAGGCAAATATTGGTCACTGGAGACTTGGTAACCAATATTTCACACTCACACTTTATTTTGTCATTCTCTTAAACTGTCTGTACTATACTGAAAAATAGTGAACAATGTGAATTACAAATTATATAATCTTAAACATCCTAATCTTCAAAAACAATGTTGCATTCATTTtcaagggattttttttttttggaacaccaaaatgaaatgaatactCTGAAGCTAAAAGGTAAAACTTTACAAATTCATTTAGACacttttctacatatttttccTAAAAGGTGCCAAAGACCTGAACTATACAGTGAATGTTCCAACTGAGGATTCAGAGGAAGTACAGTACCCATTAATGATCTAAtgcaaactgaaagaaaaaaaaaatgatgaaaacgACACGTCTGAGGCTCTGGTTAGACATCCACTCCATTCTGCTCTAATGGATCAGCTAAATCACTTAGCGCCGCTAAATGTGCCAGTAGGCACATTTCAAAGGAGCCTAATGTGTGGATAATCATAGCTGGGGTATCCTGGCTGAATCATAATAGGAAGTTAAGCTTTTCAAAAGGAGCAGCCATCGCTATCTCACTGAATTGTTGTGTAGAGGATGGCAGACGATTCTCACAGTAAAGTGTACAACATTAATGCTGCAGCTGAGCTTAAGATCTGCTcaaattttaaagaagaaaacaacttcATCTCTTAACTATAAGTTAGTCAATTTTCCAATGCTCCCTTCATTTGTTGATCAAGTGTTTTCCACTAATATTCAACTGATGTAAGGTTGAACATACGGGTGCTACGATCTTGCCAGTCTGTCCAACTTGCATGTCATTAGGGACGAACCCAGCATCCACTGCAGCTCTGGATGCACCAACTGCAAtaaaacaacagcagatttatattttaatcaatCAGCACAACTATAACAAATGAACCCTCATATTTCTCATCGTACCAGCAGCGTTCAATTTGTCAGCAAGGTCGTAAAGCAGTTTGAAATTCTCTCCGCTCTTCAAGCCTCTTCCTAGAAAAATAACAGCTCAACATTAGGTGCTTggagactttctttttttttttgtgctacCCATTATTAACAGTGATAAATTCATTTTGAGATCTTGAGTCAAAGATGGGTGGGTTCATACCTCCTGACACCACAACCTTTGCACTCGTCAGCTCAGGACGGTCGCTCTTTGTCAAATTTTGCTCGAGCCACTCAGAAACTCCAGCAGGAGGAGTAGAAGCAACTGCAAATCAGAACGGCGACAATCAGTACAAGCAAGACAGGATTTTGCTCGTCTTGCTCGTACTGGTATagcttgctttgttttcttttaaggcTGTACTCAAACACAGAAGGCTGAATCTTTAACACCTTCTACTGATGCAGCACTTCCTCCCTCTGCTGAAGTTGCTTCGAACGCCGTCCCTCGGACAGTGAAGACCTTGACCGCCTCGTTACATTTCACCGTGCTGAGAGCGTTTCCTGTACCAAGATATATTTCACTTCAGAACTAAACCACAAAACAAAgctaaatcaacaaaaaaagggcaaaaatttatcatttaaaaagaaatccaattCAGAACAATAATTTGTAGTGGTCTACTTAAGGTTGTCATACCTGCATAAATAGTCCTGACAAACGTATCTGGAGATTTGATTtcaataatatctgaaactGGGGCAACATCCAACTTGGCAGCAACTCTGGGAAGCAGATTCTATTGAATGAAGCAATGAGAGTATGGCTATAGGTAATACATGACTGATCAGAGACGGAGGCAAAGAATTCTGGGTGTAGCAGGATTTTACCTTTCCAAAAGCAGATGCACCAGCACAGATATGAGTAAAGTTGAACTGCTTTTGTGTTTCCAAGATAAGGGGAGTCAACTCCTCtgcaaaccaaacagaaaaacatctgatcatattaaaattaaacctcAGACTGCAGGTTTAATTTGCAGTCTGTTTATATTCACCTATAAATTACTGGCCAAGGTATCCAACAACAAGCTCTCTgtgctttgtttaaaaaaaatagatttcatCATAACTTGAATGATGTCCTAGCTTTGAAAGTGtactaatgttgaaaatgtatttaaataccAACATTATAATAAGAACAACTTGTTCAATAAATGTATTATGAACAACATACCTGGCAAGGCACCTTTGTAAGAGTCATGTTGAGCCACCAGAATCTTCTTCACACCCTGCACTTTACTGATCTCCTCTACAacctcaaaagaaagaaaaattatgttggtTAACAATCAAGGGCTTGCATTAGTGATGGTatagttacatttattattaatcttTAATGGCCAACAAAATTAACAGACGTAGACTTGATGCTTTGAAAGGTGTGGGATCATGAATAAACCTGTTTCAGAGCAAGTTTTGTTTATAACAAATTGCTGTACATATAGTTTtagcgagaaaaaaaaacgtttagCAGCAGAAATACTTCTTACCTTTGCACAGTTCGTTCCTGCAACCAGACAAGACACATCTCCACCCAGCTTACCGGCAGCAGTGATGGCATTGAGAGTAATGGGGGTCAACTTGTCATTGTTGTGTTCTGCAACAACCAAGGTGCTCTGAAACCTCTGGATGAGGCCAGTCTGTTGGAAAATACAGATCAATCACCATGTGTGGCCGCAGGCTGTGAATGAACAGAGCTGACAGGTGGGACGGAGATCGGGGGCTGTCAGCTCTACAATACCAGTTTGGTATTCAAACACAACATACATACATAATATTTCTGACTCAAAATATTGggccagaaaaaaaagcttaaaaatataaattaggAATGGGGCAATATATAATTGGTAaccatttttgtattttgtgtaaataatgtCAAACTGTGTTCCATTTACTCAAATTTATCACACCACTAAAATCCTTTACCAGCCCATGACATTTTGTGGAAACAAGACTGTACAAACTAGTGTTGGGACAGTCAACATGGAACATTATGATGGCAGGTAAATAATCTCTAGACAAGCCACAGACAGGATATTACCAGCCGAATCTAGACATGATGAGTGTGACACGATACGAAAAGACATTCAGAGAAAgtacagaacaaaataaaaagcagacgCACAGTTTTATTCTCTCatttaaatgctaataaaattaaagacaGGTCTAGCTTCatattaaagtacattttattcagCTGAACAATGAAAAAGAGAGTAAGCATACATTTCAACAATTTAATAATATTATAGAATTTTAGAGGAACCTTATAGTTTCAGTGAGCTTAAACATTTACATTAGCATGATGTTAATTTCCAAATTACAGCTGTGTTGTTTACATAAACTGTTAAGGTATCAATTCTAGGGACGATTTtaagataaagtaaaatat from Xiphophorus maculatus strain JP 163 A chromosome 2, X_maculatus-5.0-male, whole genome shotgun sequence carries:
- the etfa gene encoding electron transfer flavoprotein subunit alpha, mitochondrial; amino-acid sequence: MNRVLNKSSLRNLTGLIQRFQSTLVVAEHNNDKLTPITLNAITAAGKLGGDVSCLVAGTNCAKVVEEISKVQGVKKILVAQHDSYKGALPEELTPLILETQKQFNFTHICAGASAFGKNLLPRVAAKLDVAPVSDIIEIKSPDTFVRTIYAGNALSTVKCNEAVKVFTVRGTAFEATSAEGGSAASVEVASTPPAGVSEWLEQNLTKSDRPELTSAKVVVSGGRGLKSGENFKLLYDLADKLNAAVGASRAAVDAGFVPNDMQVGQTGKIVAPDLYIAVGISGAIQHLAGMKDSKTIVAINKDPEAPIFQVADYGLVADLFKAVPEMTEALSK